The nucleotide sequence TACGATCGTGCCTCTGCAGAAGAACGAATTTGGTTCGCCACCCCCCAGTTAAGATTTCGAGTTGCCAGTATTAAAACCAGTGATGGAACGGGTGTATTGACTGCCTCTTTTTCTTCAGAAATTCGTCGCCAACCCCAACCATCAGAAGAGAAAATAGAAAACTCTACAGCCAGCTCGACATCTGTTTAATGTCATTGAATCTAGCCGAACGTTCCATCATGGTTTTGCTACCCTCTAACCCAAATACTGCCACTGACACCAAACTTCTGCCTACATTAGCGCATTGGATGGCAGGGGATTTTAGCAATCAAAAACAAGTCTTCGCCGAGCCGACTAAGTTTGCCCATATTCGTATTTTCTTTCGTCCGCTGCCCTACGATTTTTTCCATGGTATTGGTTTCTACTCCGAGCAAGCCTACAACCACGATTTGTGGACTCCATACCGCCAAGGGATGCACCGCTTGGTCGATCGCGGCGATTTTGTTTATATCGAGAATTACGGTTTCAAAGATCCGGTTGTATTTGCCGGGGCCAGCCGCGATCGCTCGATTTTAGACAGCATTACGCGGGACGATATCGAGCGGCGGCACGGATGTTCGATGGTGTTCGAGCGCCAGGACGATCGCTTGATCGGCAAGGTGGAGCCCGGATGCCGGTGTTTGATTCATCGCAATGGGGCGCAAACTTATTTGGTCAGCGAGGTGGAGTTGACCGAGACGACGTGGGTGAGCCGCGATCGGGGGTTAGATGTGGAGACCCACGAACAGGTGTGGGGCTCGGCAGAGGGTCTGTTGCGGTTTGAGAAAAGAGCGAGTTTCTCGACAGAAATTCCGGTAGATGCCTTTTAAGCTAGAACGTCATTCCATGCATGTAACAACAGGACTGAAGGAGATCGTGCTACCGCCACAGGCTTCTAAAAAAATGCAGGTGTGGATTCGCAGCCGTCACTTGGTTTGCGAAGGTAGTTTTTTTGTGTTTGAAACGGTGGAGACCTCTACGATCGATCGCTTTTCTGAGTGTGTCAAATGTTTGGGCGGTACTGTGATTGGCGTCAATCCCATCAGAAAGGTTTGGATTGGGACCCATCGCAAGGTCGTATTGTACCGAGTCAAAGCCAGCCTCCATACCCCCCACCACGATCTCAAACAATATTGGATTAAATACGGTGGCTTTCGTACCCGCTTTGACGAACGCACTTAATAGAAATTGTCTTTCACCATCACTTTCTTATGTCTCAGCCCAATGCTTCAGTCGCCGCAGATCCCGTACTGGCTGCCCAGCACAGAACGGATGCCCAATTGGCCGAGCTGCGCCAAAAACTAGTCGAGGGCAGCTTGAATCCTGAAGCTGACGCACAATTACTGGCCGATTTAGTAGAAAATTTCTCAGACCCTCGGGGCCTAACCCGCATGGCGATCGCCGAAGCTCTGGCGGAGGTGGGCAAACCCGCTTCTCCCTATTTGATTGGCGCTTTAGCCCAGCACCCCAACCCTGTCATCCGTAGAGCCTGTGCTAAAACCCTCACTTTAATTGCAGATAGAACTGCGATCCCCACTTTGATCGATGCGCTGCTCAACGATCCAGACACCGTCGTCCATGGCTCGGCAGTGGGGGCACTGGCTCGCTTGGGGGAAGACGCGGTTCCCGAGCTGATCGCCATTTTGGCGACCCCCGCAACGCCCGAAACCACCAAAGGACATTTGGCTTGGGCCTTGGCCTTTATTGGTGCGGAAGCCTCGGAGCCCATCTATCGGGAGATCGGCTCGGACTCTGCCGCAGTGCGGGCAGCGGTGGTCGGTGCTGTCGCCAGCATTGCAGAAAGTCAACCGGAAGACCGTGCCTTCAGACTGTTGCTCGATGCCTTGAACGATCCCGCTCAAAATGTCCGTAGCGAGGCCGCAGCGGCTTTGAGCAAAATCGAGCACAAACCGGCCATCCCCGCTCTGCTAGAGATGTTGGATCGCCCCGAGGGGGAAAGTCGCAAAGCCGCCGCACTGGCCTTGATGAAACTCAGCGGGAAAGAGGCGATCGCCCCCCTCTCTGCTGCCCTCGAACGAGAATCTGACGACGCTGTGCAAAAGGCAATCAAACTGGCCATTATGCAAATTGAGCGCAGGTTGGAGACGGAAGAGGAAGGCTGGTAATGCCAACCGATGCGAGCCGCCTCGATTGGCACGGCACCTAACGTCCGAGCATCATTTCCAGACGAGACACGGCACTCGTTGCCGTCTCGCGAACGTAGCTATCGACAGACTCGTCATGGGCGACCTCGTTCAACACATCAATCAGACCCTCGTCCTGAATGGAACTGAGGGCATTGACAATCGCGATCGCCGCCGCCGGGTTGTCGGTGGCTGTGAGGCCGTCTAGCAAAATATTCTTAGCCGCTGCTCCAACGGCTCCAAGCGCCATTGCCGCCGTAATGTGAACGACAGGATCGGCATCGCTGAGGGCAGCTTTTAACGCTTCGCTACCCACTGCAGGAAAGGGCTTGTCGGGGTGGTTGACTGCCACTTGAGCCATTGCCTTCGTGCAGCTAGCCTTGACTGTCGTGTCGTCACTCGCATGCAACTTTTTGACCAAGGAAGGAACCGAGTCCGGTCCAATGACCCCTAAGGTTTTGACGACCGCCCGACGAAAATCAGTGTTGGCTTCCCCTAAAAATCCAATCAGGGTAGGAATCGTGTTTTCATCGCGAATATCGACAATTTCAGCGATCGCCCGACTGCGCATATTGGGGTTGGGGTGCTTCAATTTTTGCAATGATGCCTCTAAAGACATAGTTTCCCTCTCGACAATTCAAATCTCTGCTAAGCAATCACTCAGTCCTTTCAGGAGACTGGAACGGAGTTCGCAGCCTGGGTGGCCCGCGCTCGGATTAGTCGGTCTGGGTCGTCAGCCAAAACTTCACGTGCAGTTGAGTCTCCAAATGCTTCTAGGGCCAAGATCGAGGCATATTTCAGAGCCCAGATCTTTGTGGCCGAGCTTGCCCTTAAAGCGGGAATCGCTTTTCTCTCTCCCAATTCGGCAAGAGCCAGCGCAGCTGCAGATCGTGACTTTTGAAACTGAGGCGAAGTATTATTCAGCGCCTCAATGAATAAATCGTATGCAGGAGCATATCTCAGCCATCCTAGCGATTTGATGACATGGTAGTGAGCGCCATAGTCTTGACGTGCTTCTGTTTCATAAGTCGCGAATAAAGCCTTGGGCGCTGCTTCAGGATATTGCTCCACCAATGTTTGAGTGGCAAGATAGCAGCGACCGAAATCAGTGCTGTATAGATCTTTGATTAAAACATCTAGGGGGGGTAGAGCATCGTATTGGTGAACCCGATTCAAGTCACTGGGGCGATCCATCAAGACCCGATCCAAGCTGGCATACAGATCTCGATCGATTAGCTTTCCATCGGACAAATCAGACCCAGCCATTAAGCGAATGGCCCGCAGCCGGAAAACAATTGACACGGGACAAGCAGCAATTTTAGGAATGGCTCGATAATAATCAGCATCAATCAAATCTTGAATACTGCTGCGGCGGGCATTTACACTGGGATGCTGCAATAAGTCAATCACTTTGCCAATTTGAGAATCGTCTCCCGATAATTTACAAACAGCAGAAATCGCAGCACTATACAGGGGTTCGCTATCGGCGTCTAAAAAGTTTCGAATGCGATCGAGGGCGGGCTTGTATCCCAGCTTGGATAAAACTTGGATGAGGGAGCGATAGCACTGTTCGGGTTTGTCGAGTAACTGTGCGATTTCTGCCAGAATTTCAGCATCGTCAGTGGTGATTTCAGCAATTGCCTTGGCCGCATTCTCCACCGTAAACCGATCGTCATCTTGCAAGCAAACCCGAATGAAAGGAAGGGCTTCCCGAACTTCTAGGCGGCCTAATGTTTCGATCGCCTTTCGCCGCGTGATGCGATTGTCTAATGATGGATGCGTATTTTCGACGGCGCGGATGAGTGCAGCAATAGAACGATCGGTTGGGAAATTCACAAGATGAGCAGCAGCTACATACCGCACATCATCCTCTTCTAGATCTTCAATCGGTTTATCGAGCAGAGCAATTGCCTCATCTTCACTCATATCGAAGAGCCGAAAAAAACGTTTATCCATAGCCTTCTATTCGAGCGGCAACTCAATTAACTCGTGACTCGTGCAAACAGCGAACTGGAGATTCCAGATAGATGGCTAACCAGAGGGTAAGACATCTCTCCAAGAATCCCCAGACAATTTGGACTCAAGTCCTACAGGATTGACGACCGAGCTCAGGCAAGAGAGTTGATCGCATAGTCGAGCAGAGCATTGTACTCAGTCAATGCTTGAACGGACATGTCGCGAGAGCTGCAGCCACGGTTGCGAGCAAAGGTCAAAGCAGCCACGTAAGGAGGGGTAGGAAGACCCAAGGAAGTATAAACTTCCTTCTGACCCGCAATGCCCCACTCATCTAGAGGACCGGTACCGCCGACAACCAAGCAGTACTGGATCAGGCGCATGTAGTGCTTGATGTCGCGAGCGCACTTCTCCTTAAAGGTAGGAGTAGAGTTGGCTTCGCCAGAGTCGTTCAAGTAGGGATACTTAGTAATGCAAGCATCGTAGGCTTCTTTTGCCACAGCGTCGAGATTATTCCCCAACTTCTCAGCCGCTTCCATACGAGCAGCTGCACGGGTCAAGCTACCTTGTACGGACTCGAGGTCGGAAGTGCTGGGAAAACGGCCCGCTGCGTCAGCAGCAGCAACCACAGTGGTCACAACAGATTTCATGTTTTTGTTAACTCCTAAATAGATTGTCAGACAACTGAGACTTAAGAGGTGTCTCGTTTAAACAAGGGCTAGAGGTGCAGGACTAGCTGATAGCGGAGATAACGCGATCGAAGTAGCCGCCCAATTCAGCAGTCAGCTCGTTGCAGAGACCTTGGTCGTCGCGGTTCTTCTTGAACTTAGCGCCAGCCTGAGCTTCGGTTTGGGTGCCATTAGCGTGGGCGCAAGAGCTAGCTTTCATGATTTGCACGGCGCGAGCGGTGGAGGTGGCGGGCACGCCCAAAGCTGCATAGGTCTCTTTGAGGCCGTTCAAGCAACGATCTTCCAGAACGGAAGCATCTCCAGCCAGCAGAGCATAGGTTACATAACGTAGAACAATTTCGCCGTCACGCAGGCAAGCAGCCATGCGACGGTTGGGATAGCAATTACCGCCCGCCTGGATCAAGCCAGTGTTTTCGCAAATCATGCCAGCGATCGCGTCAGAAACGATGCAGCTAGCGTTGCTAGCAACAGCATTTACTGCGTCTAGCCGCTTGTTGCCTTCAGCAACAAAGGCTTTCAGGCCAGACAGATCGGTTACGGGGGAAGTGCTGGCATCAGCCGCTACTACGGCTCTAGAAAAAGCGTCAAGCATTGAGCTCTCCTTAACTTAAAAGTAAATACTTTTATACATTGCTTGCCAGCCATTACCACAGTGGCGCTCGGCAAGCTGGGAATAAACATAGGAGATGGCAGGACATATCCCCCCCCTAAATGAGAGATAAAGAAACAATCCGTAATGTTTGCCGACGAGCAAGCATTACGGACGTTTCGTTGATGTCGTTTGAATTGCAAGAGGCGCGATCGGCAAAGGCTTCTCGGCCTAAGAGGCATCGAATTCAGTTGAGTTCTCGCGCTGCGTTCAACCCGATCGAATCAACCATTCTGCTGCTGCCACAGGTTGCCCTGGCCTATGAGCAGATTCTTAACAATGTTGTCTTTCACCATCATTTGGCGCATTACCTCCATCAGGTACTCCTGCGCCTGCTCGCGGCTGAGCCGTTGCACCTGTTCGGACAAAACTCGCAACTTGAACTGTTGTTCCATGCTCAGATCGGTAGATTCCATCGGTTAACTCCTTTGGCTGGTTAGTCGGTCGTGCAAGATAAGTGGATGCAAACGGCTAGCAACAAGGTGAGAAAAACGAGGAATTTATAAGTGCTCGGCTACAGACCTAATGGAATTAAGTCAAGCTACTCATAATTTAAGCATTAAAACTTAACATATGCAATAGGGAAACATTGCGGTTCATTATCAGTGGTTTATTTGAGGCTTGTTGTGTTAAAGGCTACAAAATTGAGATCGAAGGACGGATGGTTGCCGTATTGGCGAGTAAATCGAGTATTCCCCAACACGCGCAGTATCTTAAAATTGAATACTGGCGCAGTCGAAGGCAGGCGGATGGAGCTGATTGAATCATGAACGCAATGGAATTTTTTCAACTCAGTGCGGGGAAATGGCGCTCCAATCGCATTACCCACCATCTGGCATTCCGCCGGGCGGAAACGGGCGATCTGGAAGTGGAAGTCTCGACATTGCCAGCAGACGACCCGGATGTCTTAGAGCTATGCCAGTTGCATCAGTTCGACCCAGACACAGCACTGGGGGGCTGTCGGGTGTGCTGGGGCGGCAAGATGGCTTGGGATAAGGAAGGCGCCGAAGACCATCAAGGATCGACCGTGATGGTGCTGGTGGCAGAGGACGAAACAGGCCGGAAGGGGCGCTTGCTGAGAGAGCAGGGCTATGCCGAGAAAATGCCTGTGGCGGGTCACTTTCAGATGGACGACGAGGATGGGCTGGTGCTTACAACCGAGTACGAAACCATGAGCGCGGTAGAGCGGTTCTCGTTTGCCAGTGACGACTTGCGGCTGCGCACGAGTACTGTAAAGCGGTATGGCGGATTCAGTACAGCGTCTTTATGTGTAGAGACGCGCATTGTCGAGGAAGCGCGGCAAAGTCTCGGCTGAGGCGATCGTTACGATTTTTATGACGCTGTATTACAGATTGTTTCTGGCGATCGCCCTTCTGCCAGTTCAATTGATTTTATCTCCTACCCTGATGCATGGACAGTTGAGTCTTGCTAGGCTTCTGGCCTTACTTTTTTGAACGTGTATTTCCCCATTGCGGCACGCCCGACCGCAATATTTTAACAAAGCTTCAAGATACTCGGAGAACGACAATGACCATTCCTCTGTTGGATTACCCTCGGTCGAGCCAAAATCAACGTGTCAAAGGCTTCGAAGTGGGTAATGATGACCGAGCCGCCATCTACTCTGCTGAAAATTTGCTCTCTGCAACCGACATGGACGACCTGATTGCGGCAGCTTATCGTCGAGTCATCAACGAGCAACAAATGACCGCCAGCAGCCGCAATCCTTTCTTAGAGTCGCAGCTCAGATCGGGCCAAATTACCGTGCGAGAATTTATTCGCGGCTTGGCAACTTCAGATACCTTCCGTCGCCGCAACCTCGAAGCCAGTAACAACTACCGCTTCGTGCAAATGTGTATCCAGCGCCTGCTGGGCCGCGACACCTACGACGAGCGGGAGAAGTTTGCCTGGTCGATTGTGCTGGCCACCAAAGGACTGCAAGGTTTTATCGATGCATTGCTGAATACTGACGAATATCTGGAAAACTTCGGAGACGACATTGTCCCCTATCAGCGTCGGCGGGTGCTGCCTCAGCGAGACATGGGAGAGATTTCGTTCGAGCACATGCCTCGCTATGGCCGCGATCGCCTAGAAACCTTAACGGCTTTGGGCTGCAACTATGCGTTCGTCGGTAGCGCTCGCCCCGCAGCTTGGGATTGGGACAACCCGCCCATTCCAGTCATTTACATTAAGTTAGGTGAAGTCCTGGCTAAAGGTGGCGGCATTCTAGTGGGGCTAGGGCTTCTGGCAGTCTTTCTAGCCTATTACACCGGATTCCCTCTCTAAGCATAAATACCCAATTGGCCCACTTTCCTGAGAATATGGCGCGGGTTGATTTAAACTTTGTATCAATAATAATTTTGCTAATTCATGGAGACTCTGACGTGCCGTTACCGTTATTAAGTTACCAGTCGTCCACGCAAAATGCTCGGGTACTCGGTTATGACGTACCGGGGGACGATCGGCCCAAGGTTTATTCTACTGAGAATCTCCTGTCTGCTGGAGATGTCGGCGAGCTCATCGAAGCAGCTTATCGTCAAATATTTTTCCACGCCTTCAAATGCGATCGCGAGCCCTGCCTCGAGTCGCAACTGCGCAGCGGTCAAATCACGGTGAGGGAGTTCGTACGCGGTTTACTGCTATCCAACACCTATAGAAAGAGCTTTTACGACCTCAACAGCAACTATCGCTTTGTGGAGCAGACGGTTCAGCGGGTGCTGGGTCGAGACGTATACGGCGAAACAGAGAGGATCGCTTGGTCGATTGTTGTGGCCACCAAAGGTATCGTCGGTTTTGTCGATGCCTTGCTGAGCAGTGAGGAGTACTTGGAGAACTTTGGCGACGATGTTCTCCCCTACCAGCGCCGTCGCGTGTTACCCGGTCGGGCTAAAGGGGAACTGCCGTTCAACATTAAGTCTCCTCGCTATAACGAGTACCATCGAGACTTCCTCGGCTTCCCGCAGTTTATTATGACTTACGCTTCCAGACCGAAGCGTGCGTTCCGTGGAGAAACCTTAACCCGTGCTGGCGATCCAGCTTCTTATCTGGATATGGCCAAAAAGATTGGGCTTCCTACCAATTCCTTGCGGGGAGTTTCAGCTTCCGACTTTGGCGATTACATGAGAAAGGTTCCTTCTCGCAAATAGTTCAGAACGTCTAGTCAATTCCCTTGCCTTGGCAAACTGTTTCTAAATCTAAAGGCCCTCCTTCGACTGGTCGAAGGAGGGCCTCATCAAGGATTCCAATCGCAAGAAAAAGCTTCTGACAGCCTGTCAGAAGCCTCTACGGCGCAAATGATGGTGGCTATTTAATGATTTCGTCGGCCATCTTGCGAAACATGTCCATGTTGCTATCTTTTTGTCGGCGAGCCGATACATCTTTTGACATAGAGGCAGAAACGCGGGGAGGCAATTTGCCTTTTTGAGTCGCTTCAGATGCTGCTGCCGCTGGGGATAGCGGTCTAGGAATAGAGCCTGAAACCCCAGAAGCGGCAGAATCCTTCTTGCCCTCTACGGAAATAGATTTTTTTGTAGCTGTCACCTCAGCCACAAATTCGAGGGGTCGATCGGGGTCAGCAGCATTGGGGAAGGTGTGCCTCACAGATTTTGGCGTACGCATGTAGTCTAGGTTGCCAAAGGTTTTAGACTCATCTGGACTCAAGAAAAACCCTGCTTTGGACTCTGCTTTAGGTTGAGGCTTACTGTCTTCAGCAGCATTTGACTTTGCTTTTCCCCTGCTGACAAGGCGTTCGAAGAAATTCAATTTAGTTAATCTCCATGCAACAACGAGACCGGCATCAAAGTGTGTCTAATCGAACTGCTGGCCAACCACAACATCTGAAGGCAATGTACTCCCGACATTGACTGCGGGGCGGTACAGAGCAAGCCGATCTGCCAAGCAAATGGACTTGGATTCGCGTTCTATAGTGAAGTTTTTAACTCCACTGTTCGATGATTGTAGTGCGGCAGTTAGCTCGGCCCCTGGACAAATGATACGTTAGTTTGCGGGTTTCGGCGATGCGGAATTTGCTCTGCAACTGAGCGAGACCTGTTGTGAATTTTTTTTAGGTTTAAACCTTACACAGTACAAAAAACGACAGCATTGCCTTCCACGACAATGCTTCAATTGGGTGGTTGATATCCCCAAATGGTTGGACGCAATCTCCTTACTGCAAAATCAGTACCCGTTTGGAAGCCCGCGTCAGGGCCACGTAACAGAGCTTGTTGCGCTCCAAGGCGCTGCGGTTGATCGCAAAATTACGAACGTCCACATAGACCGCTTCAAAACTACTCCCCTGCGCCTTATGAACGGTGAGTGCATAGGCATAGCGCAGATCGTGAAATTGGTTCTTCAGTGCCCAAAACTCCCCCCACTGTAAAGACTCGGCCAGTTGCTTCAATCTGCGCTCGAGTTCTGCTCGGCCCGCTTCGTGCAACACCTGTAACTGACGCCAGCGGCCTTCTTCATCCTCCACACCCAGAGCCCAGACCTGCCAGCGATCCACTCGACCCAGCCGCACTTCTAACACCGTGCATTCCGCCGAAGAGGTTAGCAGGATGGTCTCGTCTTTTAAGCAGGGGTTGTGGGCTATGAGACGTTCCCCCACCACAAACCGATCTGCACCCACCCCATAAGTAGCCTGTCGGATCGTACGATTGAGCTGTTCGACTCGCCGATTGGTGTAGGCCAAAGCCCTGACGCGATCGAAATCTGCCGATCCCTCAGACTCGACAAACACGTCTATCAACGAGCGGTGCCATGCTTCTGCATCCAATACCTCGACCCCTTCCGAAGCTTGGGCATTCAATTGGGTCTGAAATCTTGGCAGCGCAGGGCGATCGATCGTCTGGCGCAGGCGTTCGGCCACCAAACCAATGGCGTTGCCGTAGCGAACCACTTCAGTCAGGTGAGAAGCTCGCGCAATTTCTTTAAAGCAAGGGGATTCTGCTTCGTTGACGGGGGGCAATTGAGCGGGATCGCCCACAAACAGCAGCTTGACTTCTCGAAACAAGCCAGAAACCGCTTTGAGTAGCAAACCCCACATTTCTTCGCCGATGGTCGAACTCTCGTCAATCACCACCAAGGCAAACTTATCGATTTGGTTCTCGAAGCCGCGCTCGGGTTTGAATTCCTGCTGCCCCGTTTGGGGATTGATGACAGGCCGGATGCCCAAGAGCTGACAGCAGGTCAGACATTCAACTGCTAGCCCCCATCGCACAGCCATTGACTCCAATACTTTTTTGGCTTTGTTGGTAAATGCAGTTAAGGCGATCGCTCTGTCGTCCCCTTGACTGCGCAAGCGCTGGATTAGGGCTTGGAGGAGGGTTGATTTTCCCGTACCGGCATAGCCGGTTAGCAGGTAGAGTCGCTCGTCACTGTGCAGAAACTCCTCTAACTCCTGCAGTGCTTGCCATTGCTGCTGAGTCAAGGTAATCCCGGGCAAGATAGCTGGAATGTTTGTATCTAACTCGGCGGTGTCGACATCCGTGCGATCGCCTTGCGCTTCGGCTTCCGTCTCTGTCAGGCTGGCTGCCACAACGGCTGCGAGGTGCTTGCAATTGTGTTTGAGGCGAAACTGAGGACAGGTGCAGTTCCCCTGTCCGGCAGCGAAGGTCACGCTGTAAGCAGTGCCTTGACGCTCGTTAACCACTCTCCACATCCCTTCGGATTCGAGCTGAATGGCGAGGCGATCGGGCAAAGAGTTCGGAACGCTTACGCCTGCCTCCGTCAAGGGTTGGCGATATTTTTGCAAAATCTCGAAGGCTTGTGTTTCCTCTGCAGCAGATAGGGGCTGGCCGCCTTTAACGAGTCGGTCGGCAAAGATGCGGCTGAGTTTGCGATCCTCGCGGGCGATCGCGCGCGAAGACAAGCTCGATCGCCCGCAATAGGCGAAATAGAGCAGCGTTGTTTGAAAGGCCATCCGATCTGCATGCATCGCTCTCCGACTCCGATTCCCCTTCAGCCAGTGCCTAGGAACGATCGGTCCGCTAGGGGCAATGGATTCAGCGTACGCTATAGCGCAATTGGCGGAGTTTCTGGAGGATGCGATCGCGATGGTCCCCCTGAATTTCAATTGTCATCTCCTTGACAGTTCCGCCAGCGCCACAGAGCGATTTCAACTGTTTCAGCAGGGTTGCCAGTGTTTCGGGCTTGCTTTGAAATCCCGAAATCAGCGTGACGGTTTTTCCCTTGCGCCCTTTTCGGGAGGTCTGGATGCGGAGTTGTTGCTGTTCGGGCGGCAGCTCTGGGCTGGGACGGTCTAGCGGCGGGTAAGCGAGGTCGCTGCCAAATTCCGAGTAAACGATCCGCTTGCCGCTGGGGTCAGTGGGCTGCGATGCTCGGCGTTTTGAACTGCTCATGGGATGCCTCAAAGGGGTGTGGTTGGGGTTGGATGTCAGAAAGGCAGATCGTCAATGTTCCATTCGGCGGGAGCCTCGGCAGCTCGGGGGGTTGTTCGTTGGGGCACGATCTCTAATTGGCGAGGGCTGCGCCCTTGGCCTCGGCGGCGCTCGGAGGTGCGTTCCTCCACCGTTCCTTCGGCAACGACCTCGTACAGTATTGCGGATTTGCCAGGGGTTTTTGCTTTGCGCAAAATTCGCCCCAGGCGCTGGATGTACTCGCGCGCGGAACCCGTTCCAGATAGGAGCACTGCCACTTTCACCTCC is from Synechococcus sp. PCC 7336 and encodes:
- a CDS encoding chromophore lyase CpcT/CpeT — translated: MSLNLAERSIMVLLPSNPNTATDTKLLPTLAHWMAGDFSNQKQVFAEPTKFAHIRIFFRPLPYDFFHGIGFYSEQAYNHDLWTPYRQGMHRLVDRGDFVYIENYGFKDPVVFAGASRDRSILDSITRDDIERRHGCSMVFERQDDRLIGKVEPGCRCLIHRNGAQTYLVSEVELTETTWVSRDRGLDVETHEQVWGSAEGLLRFEKRASFSTEIPVDAF
- a CDS encoding HEAT repeat domain-containing protein, which translates into the protein MSQPNASVAADPVLAAQHRTDAQLAELRQKLVEGSLNPEADAQLLADLVENFSDPRGLTRMAIAEALAEVGKPASPYLIGALAQHPNPVIRRACAKTLTLIADRTAIPTLIDALLNDPDTVVHGSAVGALARLGEDAVPELIAILATPATPETTKGHLAWALAFIGAEASEPIYREIGSDSAAVRAAVVGAVASIAESQPEDRAFRLLLDALNDPAQNVRSEAAAALSKIEHKPAIPALLEMLDRPEGESRKAAALALMKLSGKEAIAPLSAALERESDDAVQKAIKLAIMQIERRLETEEEGW
- a CDS encoding HEAT repeat domain-containing protein, with protein sequence MSLEASLQKLKHPNPNMRSRAIAEIVDIRDENTIPTLIGFLGEANTDFRRAVVKTLGVIGPDSVPSLVKKLHASDDTTVKASCTKAMAQVAVNHPDKPFPAVGSEALKAALSDADPVVHITAAMALGAVGAAAKNILLDGLTATDNPAAAIAIVNALSSIQDEGLIDVLNEVAHDESVDSYVRETATSAVSRLEMMLGR
- a CDS encoding HEAT repeat domain-containing protein, whose amino-acid sequence is MDKRFFRLFDMSEDEAIALLDKPIEDLEEDDVRYVAAAHLVNFPTDRSIAALIRAVENTHPSLDNRITRRKAIETLGRLEVREALPFIRVCLQDDDRFTVENAAKAIAEITTDDAEILAEIAQLLDKPEQCYRSLIQVLSKLGYKPALDRIRNFLDADSEPLYSAAISAVCKLSGDDSQIGKVIDLLQHPSVNARRSSIQDLIDADYYRAIPKIAACPVSIVFRLRAIRLMAGSDLSDGKLIDRDLYASLDRVLMDRPSDLNRVHQYDALPPLDVLIKDLYSTDFGRCYLATQTLVEQYPEAAPKALFATYETEARQDYGAHYHVIKSLGWLRYAPAYDLFIEALNNTSPQFQKSRSAAALALAELGERKAIPALRASSATKIWALKYASILALEAFGDSTAREVLADDPDRLIRARATQAANSVPVS
- a CDS encoding bleomycin hydrolase; protein product: MKSVVTTVVAAADAAGRFPSTSDLESVQGSLTRAAARMEAAEKLGNNLDAVAKEAYDACITKYPYLNDSGEANSTPTFKEKCARDIKHYMRLIQYCLVVGGTGPLDEWGIAGQKEVYTSLGLPTPPYVAALTFARNRGCSSRDMSVQALTEYNALLDYAINSLA
- a CDS encoding bleomycin hydrolase — its product is MLDAFSRAVVAADASTSPVTDLSGLKAFVAEGNKRLDAVNAVASNASCIVSDAIAGMICENTGLIQAGGNCYPNRRMAACLRDGEIVLRYVTYALLAGDASVLEDRCLNGLKETYAALGVPATSTARAVQIMKASSCAHANGTQTEAQAGAKFKKNRDDQGLCNELTAELGGYFDRVISAIS
- a CDS encoding NblA/ycf18 family protein, with product MESTDLSMEQQFKLRVLSEQVQRLSREQAQEYLMEVMRQMMVKDNIVKNLLIGQGNLWQQQNG
- a CDS encoding phycobiliprotein lyase, which encodes MNAMEFFQLSAGKWRSNRITHHLAFRRAETGDLEVEVSTLPADDPDVLELCQLHQFDPDTALGGCRVCWGGKMAWDKEGAEDHQGSTVMVLVAEDETGRKGRLLREQGYAEKMPVAGHFQMDDEDGLVLTTEYETMSAVERFSFASDDLRLRTSTVKRYGGFSTASLCVETRIVEEARQSLG
- a CDS encoding phycobilisome rod-core linker polypeptide encodes the protein MTIPLLDYPRSSQNQRVKGFEVGNDDRAAIYSAENLLSATDMDDLIAAAYRRVINEQQMTASSRNPFLESQLRSGQITVREFIRGLATSDTFRRRNLEASNNYRFVQMCIQRLLGRDTYDEREKFAWSIVLATKGLQGFIDALLNTDEYLENFGDDIVPYQRRRVLPQRDMGEISFEHMPRYGRDRLETLTALGCNYAFVGSARPAAWDWDNPPIPVIYIKLGEVLAKGGGILVGLGLLAVFLAYYTGFPL
- a CDS encoding phycobilisome rod-core linker polypeptide, whose protein sequence is MPLPLLSYQSSTQNARVLGYDVPGDDRPKVYSTENLLSAGDVGELIEAAYRQIFFHAFKCDREPCLESQLRSGQITVREFVRGLLLSNTYRKSFYDLNSNYRFVEQTVQRVLGRDVYGETERIAWSIVVATKGIVGFVDALLSSEEYLENFGDDVLPYQRRRVLPGRAKGELPFNIKSPRYNEYHRDFLGFPQFIMTYASRPKRAFRGETLTRAGDPASYLDMAKKIGLPTNSLRGVSASDFGDYMRKVPSRK
- a CDS encoding ATP-dependent RecD-like DNA helicase; the protein is MAFQTTLLYFAYCGRSSLSSRAIAREDRKLSRIFADRLVKGGQPLSAAEETQAFEILQKYRQPLTEAGVSVPNSLPDRLAIQLESEGMWRVVNERQGTAYSVTFAAGQGNCTCPQFRLKHNCKHLAAVVAASLTETEAEAQGDRTDVDTAELDTNIPAILPGITLTQQQWQALQELEEFLHSDERLYLLTGYAGTGKSTLLQALIQRLRSQGDDRAIALTAFTNKAKKVLESMAVRWGLAVECLTCCQLLGIRPVINPQTGQQEFKPERGFENQIDKFALVVIDESSTIGEEMWGLLLKAVSGLFREVKLLFVGDPAQLPPVNEAESPCFKEIARASHLTEVVRYGNAIGLVAERLRQTIDRPALPRFQTQLNAQASEGVEVLDAEAWHRSLIDVFVESEGSADFDRVRALAYTNRRVEQLNRTIRQATYGVGADRFVVGERLIAHNPCLKDETILLTSSAECTVLEVRLGRVDRWQVWALGVEDEEGRWRQLQVLHEAGRAELERRLKQLAESLQWGEFWALKNQFHDLRYAYALTVHKAQGSSFEAVYVDVRNFAINRSALERNKLCYVALTRASKRVLILQ
- a CDS encoding translation initiation factor, whose amino-acid sequence is MSSSKRRASQPTDPSGKRIVYSEFGSDLAYPPLDRPSPELPPEQQQLRIQTSRKGRKGKTVTLISGFQSKPETLATLLKQLKSLCGAGGTVKEMTIEIQGDHRDRILQKLRQLRYSVR